Within Protaetiibacter intestinalis, the genomic segment CCGCGAAGGTGCTCGTGGCGGGCGCCGGCGTCGCGGGGCTCGCCGCGATCGGCGCGGCCTCGAGCCTCGGCGCGATCGTGCGGGCCACCGATCCGCGCCCCGAGGTCGCCGACCAGGTGCGCTCGATCGGCGGCGAGTACCTCGCGGTCGTGGTGCCCGAGGAGCAGCAGGAGGTCTCCTCCGACGGCTACGCGAAGGCGACGAGCGACGCCTACGACCGCCGCGCACGCGAGCTGTACAGCGAGCAGGCCGCCGAGGTCGACGTCGTCATCACGACGGCGCTCATCCCGGGCCGCGCCGCGCCGCGGCTGCTCACGGCATCCGACATCGCCCTCATGAAACCGGGCAGCGTCGTCGTCGACATGGCGGCCGGGCAGGGCGGCAACGTCGAGGGCTCGGTCGCGGGCGAGCGCGTCGTCACGGCGAACGGGGTCATCATCCTCGGCTACACGGACCTCGCGGGGCGCCTCCCCCAGCAGGCCTCGCAGCTGTACGGCACCAACCTGCTGAACCTGCTGACCCTGCTCACCCCCGGCAAGGACGGCCGACTCACCCTCGACCACGACGACGTCGTGCAGCGCGCGGTCACCGTGACGCAGGGCGGTGCGGTCACGTGGCCGCCGCCCGCCGTCGCCGTCTCGGCGGCGCCCGCGGCGGCACCGCCCGCCCCGGCATCCGCCCCCGCCCGCCGGGCACCGAACCCGCGCGCACGCCTCGGCCTCGCGATCGCGGGCATCACCGCGCTGTTCCTCGTCTGCGTGTTCGCACCGCCACCGCTGCCGCAGCACTTCCTCGTGCTGACGCTCTCGGTCGTGGTCGGCTTCTACGTGATCGGCAAGGTCGCCCACGCCCTGCACACGCCGCTCATGAGCGTCACCAACGCGATCAGCGGCATCATCGTGGTCGGCGCGATGACGCAGCTCGGTTCCGCGTCGCTGCTCGTGCAGCTGCTCGCGACCGTCGCGGTGCTCGTGGCGAGCATCAACATCTTCGGCGGCTTCGCCGTCACGCGGCGCATGCTCGCGATGTTCCGCAAGGGGGACGCGAAGTGACCGCGGCGTTCTGGGCGGATGCCGTGCTCGCCGCCACGGTCGCCGACGCCGCGTACGTGGTCGCCGCGCTGCTGTTCGTGCTGAGCCTCGCGGGGCTCAGCCGCCACGAGACGGCGCGGCGCGGCGTCGGCTTCGGGATCGCCGGCATGGCGATCGCGCTCGCCTCCACCGTGTGGGTGGTCGTGGCGACCGGGTCGGTGGTGCCGCAGGGCGGCCTCGGGCTCACCCTGCTCGCGGCCGCCGTGCTCGTCGGCGGCGCGATCGGCCTGTGGCGCGCGCGGGTCGTCGAGATGACGGGGATGCCCGAGCTCATCGCGCTGCTGCACTCCTTCGTGGGCCTCGCGGCCGTGCTCGTCGGCTGGAACGGCCACCTCGCCTCCGCCGGGATCCCGGCCGCGCTGCGCGACATCCACCACGCCGAGGTGTTCATCGGGGTGTTCATCGGCGGCGTGACGTTCACCGGCTCGATCGTCGCCTTCCTCAAGCTCTCGGGGCGCATCGGCTCGCGGCCGCTCATGCTGCCCGGCAAGAACGCGCTCAACATCGGGGCGCTCGTCGCCTTCGCCGGCCTCACCGTCTGGTACGTGCTGACCCCGGAGCTGTGGCTGCTCGTCGCCGTCACGGCGCTCGCGCTGCTGCTCGGCTGGCACCTCGTCGCCTCGATCGGCGGCGGCGACATGCCGGTCGTCGTGTCGATGCTCAACAGCTACTCGGGCTGGGCGGCGGCCGCGGCGGGCTTCCTGCTGGACAACGACCTGCTCATCGTCACCGGTGCGCTCGTCGGCTCCTCGGGCGCCTACCTCTCCTACATCATGTGCAAGGCCATGAACCGCTCGTTCCTCTCGGTCATCGCGGGCGGGTTCGGCATCGTCGCACCGCGCGCCGGCGAGGAGGAGGCGGGCGAGCACCGCGAGATCGACGCGACCTCGGCGGCGGCGCTGCTCACGGCATCCCGCTCGGTCGTCATCACGCCCGGCTACGGCATGGCGGTCGCGCAGGCGCAGTACCCCGTCGCCGAGCTGACGGAGCGGCTGCGGGCGCGCGGGGTCGACGTGCGCTTCGGCATCCACCCCGTCGCGGGTCGCCTGCCCGGCCACATGAACGTGCTGCTCGCCGAGGCGAAGGTGCCGTACGACATCGTGCTCGAGATGGACGAGATCAATGACGAACTCGCCGAGACGGATGTCGTGCTCGTGATCGGCGCGAACGACACCGTGAACCCGGCGGCCGCCGAGGACCCGGGCTCCCCCATCGCGGGGATGCCGGTGCTGCGCGTGTGGGAGGCGACGAACGTCATCGTCTTCAAGCGCTCGATGGCCTCCGGCTACGCGGGGGTGCCGAATCCGCTGTTCTTCCGCGAGAACGCGCAGATGCTGTTCGGCGACGCGAAGGAGCGCGTGGAGGACATCCTGCGCGCGCTGTAGCGAAGTCGCGGTTTCGGCCGGATGGCGCGGTTTCGCCGCCGCCATCCGGCCAAAACCGCACCACGGCTCAGCGGAAGCGGCGCCCCTCGTCGCGGCGGTAGAGCACGAGGGCGAGCGTCAGCAGCACGGCGCACCAGGCGAGGATGCCGCCCCACGCCCACCACGGCACCTCGCCACCCTGCACCGCGGCGATGACCACCTCGCGCGCCTGCCGCGAGGGCAGGAAGCGCGAGAGCACGTCGAGCCAGCCGGGGAACATGACCGGCGGCAGGAACAGCCCGCCGCCGAAGGCGAGCGCGAACATCACGATCTGCACGACCGCGATCGCCACCTTCATGGGCATCGCGTAGCCGATCGCGATCCCCGCGAACAGGAACGGCAGCGCGGAGGCCGCGAGCGCGAGCAGCCCGAGCACGAGGCCCGCGGCATCCGCGTGCGCCTGCGTCAAGGTGGCGCCCAGCACGAGCACGGGGATGAGCGCGGCGAGGCCGAGGGTGCCGGTCGAGAGCACCTGGGCCAGGATGCGGGCGACGGCCGGCGCCGGCAGGGTGCGCAGGTAGGGATCCCACGGGGTCTCGCGGGCCTGGGCGATCGAGATGCCGAAGCCGAACAGCGCGTTCGACATGAGGGCGAACACCATGAGCTGGATCACGGCCTGCGTCGCGAACACGGGGTCGTCGGCGACCACCCGCTGCGGCACGATGAAGAACAGGAACGCGAGCGCCGGGAAGGCGAGCGAGCCGATCACCGCGATCGGCACCCGGAAGGTCTCGACGAGCGTGTAGCGCGTGTGCAGGGCGGTCAGACGCAGCGTGCTCATGCCGCGCTCCTCTCGGTCAGGGCGAGGAACGCCTCCTCGAGCGTCGCGCCGCGCACCTGCAGCCCCGTGAAGGGGATGCCGGATGCGACGAGCTCGCGCACGAAGGCGTCCGAGTCGTGCACGGCGAGCGAGACGCCCGTCTCGTCCGCGGCGGTCGCGACGACCCCCGCGAGCGCGGCCAGGCGCGCCGGCTCGGGCGTGGAGAGCCGCACCCACTGGTCGCCCACGCGGGCGAGCACGGCGTGCAGGCTGTCGTCGGCGACGACGCGGCCGTCGGCGATCACGACGACCCGCTCGGCGAGCGCCTCGATCTCCTCCAGGTAGTGGCTCGTGACGATGATCGACGCGCCCGCGGCGTGCTGGCGGCGGATGGCGTCCCACAGGGCGCGGCGGCCGTCGACGTCGAGCCCCGTGGTGGGCTCGTCGAGCAGCACGAGGCGAGGTCGGCCCACGAAGGCGAGGGCGACGCTCAGCCGGCGACGCTGTCCGCCCGAGAGCGCGCCGGTCTGGCGGCGCAGCAGCTCGGTGAGCCCGAACTCCTCCGCGAGCTCGGCGGTCGGCATCCGGTCGGCGAAGTGCCCGCCGACGAAGTCGATGACCTCGCCCACCCGCAGGGTCGCGGGCAGCGCCGTCTCCTGCGGGGTGCAGCCGAGGCGTTGCCGGGATGCCGCGTCGCGCGGGTCGCCGCCGAAGAGGCGCACGGTACCCGCGTGCGGGCGGCGCAGCCCCTGCAGCAGGGAGAGC encodes:
- a CDS encoding Re/Si-specific NAD(P)(+) transhydrogenase subunit alpha; the protein is MTRIGIVAEPAGENRVAVSPATTARIVALGYEVAVERGAGTASSFPDEAYADAGATVVDRAEAWGADVVLAITAPTPADIARLRPDATFVGLLSPALRPELLEQLAARGVTALALDAVPRISRAQSMDVLSSMANIAGYRAVVEAAHEFGRFFTGQVTAAGKVPPAKVLVAGAGVAGLAAIGAASSLGAIVRATDPRPEVADQVRSIGGEYLAVVVPEEQQEVSSDGYAKATSDAYDRRARELYSEQAAEVDVVITTALIPGRAAPRLLTASDIALMKPGSVVVDMAAGQGGNVEGSVAGERVVTANGVIILGYTDLAGRLPQQASQLYGTNLLNLLTLLTPGKDGRLTLDHDDVVQRAVTVTQGGAVTWPPPAVAVSAAPAAAPPAPASAPARRAPNPRARLGLAIAGITALFLVCVFAPPPLPQHFLVLTLSVVVGFYVIGKVAHALHTPLMSVTNAISGIIVVGAMTQLGSASLLVQLLATVAVLVASINIFGGFAVTRRMLAMFRKGDAK
- the pntB gene encoding Re/Si-specific NAD(P)(+) transhydrogenase subunit beta, which produces MTAAFWADAVLAATVADAAYVVAALLFVLSLAGLSRHETARRGVGFGIAGMAIALASTVWVVVATGSVVPQGGLGLTLLAAAVLVGGAIGLWRARVVEMTGMPELIALLHSFVGLAAVLVGWNGHLASAGIPAALRDIHHAEVFIGVFIGGVTFTGSIVAFLKLSGRIGSRPLMLPGKNALNIGALVAFAGLTVWYVLTPELWLLVAVTALALLLGWHLVASIGGGDMPVVVSMLNSYSGWAAAAAGFLLDNDLLIVTGALVGSSGAYLSYIMCKAMNRSFLSVIAGGFGIVAPRAGEEEAGEHREIDATSAAALLTASRSVVITPGYGMAVAQAQYPVAELTERLRARGVDVRFGIHPVAGRLPGHMNVLLAEAKVPYDIVLEMDEINDELAETDVVLVIGANDTVNPAAAEDPGSPIAGMPVLRVWEATNVIVFKRSMASGYAGVPNPLFFRENAQMLFGDAKERVEDILRAL
- a CDS encoding ABC transporter permease, which codes for MSTLRLTALHTRYTLVETFRVPIAVIGSLAFPALAFLFFIVPQRVVADDPVFATQAVIQLMVFALMSNALFGFGISIAQARETPWDPYLRTLPAPAVARILAQVLSTGTLGLAALIPVLVLGATLTQAHADAAGLVLGLLALAASALPFLFAGIAIGYAMPMKVAIAVVQIVMFALAFGGGLFLPPVMFPGWLDVLSRFLPSRQAREVVIAAVQGGEVPWWAWGGILAWCAVLLTLALVLYRRDEGRRFR
- a CDS encoding ABC transporter ATP-binding protein, with protein sequence MTTLAALDGVTRRFGDILALDDVDLAVGEGELVGLLGPNGAGKTTLLSLLQGLRRPHAGTVRLFGGDPRDAASRQRLGCTPQETALPATLRVGEVIDFVGGHFADRMPTAELAEEFGLTELLRRQTGALSGGQRRRLSVALAFVGRPRLVLLDEPTTGLDVDGRRALWDAIRRQHAAGASIIVTSHYLEEIEALAERVVVIADGRVVADDSLHAVLARVGDQWVRLSTPEPARLAALAGVVATAADETGVSLAVHDSDAFVRELVASGIPFTGLQVRGATLEEAFLALTERSAA